One Rhodothermales bacterium DNA segment encodes these proteins:
- the radA gene encoding DNA repair protein RadA: protein MAKTKTRFVCQHCGHVSPQWLGKCPSCEDWNTFVEEISQAPVRARVSSLGQRADRPDRPLPLKDIALTSESRLMTGVQEFDRVLGGGIMQGSFVLIAGDPGIGKSTLMTELARYLPERRLLYVTGEESVRQVKLRAERLGVASDNFFLFAETNVERIIAAVQEMQPDVMVIDSIQTIFRPDIQSAPGSVSQVRESAAALLQLAKENEIPTFIVGHVTKEGAIAGPRVLEHMVDTVLYFEGDRHHAFRILRAVKNRFGSTNEIGVFEMRAGGLLEVKNPSEIFLSERSYGSSGSTVVCSLEGTRPILVEIQALVTSTSYNTPQRNATGFDSRRLQMLLAVLEKREGLRLSTHDVFVNMAGGVRLEEPAVDLGVIMAVASSFRDIPTDTGTVLIGEVGLGGEIRTVSQIEPRLNEAAKLGFARAIAPANNLKGATIPKGLEVTGVEKLSEVLDLVLWEFKGQV, encoded by the coding sequence ATGGCCAAGACCAAAACCCGCTTCGTTTGCCAGCACTGCGGCCACGTGTCGCCGCAGTGGCTCGGCAAATGCCCTTCGTGTGAAGATTGGAATACGTTCGTGGAGGAAATCTCCCAGGCGCCGGTGCGCGCCCGGGTGTCTTCGCTCGGGCAGCGCGCCGACCGGCCGGATCGCCCGCTTCCGCTGAAGGACATCGCGCTGACGTCCGAGAGCCGGCTGATGACCGGCGTCCAGGAGTTCGACCGGGTGCTCGGCGGCGGCATCATGCAGGGCTCGTTCGTGCTCATCGCCGGCGACCCCGGGATCGGCAAGAGCACGCTCATGACGGAGCTGGCACGGTACCTGCCGGAACGCCGGCTGCTGTATGTGACCGGCGAAGAGTCCGTCCGCCAGGTCAAGCTCCGCGCCGAACGGCTCGGCGTCGCGTCCGACAACTTTTTCCTTTTCGCCGAGACCAACGTCGAACGCATCATCGCCGCCGTCCAGGAGATGCAGCCCGACGTGATGGTGATCGACTCCATCCAGACCATCTTCCGGCCCGATATCCAGAGCGCCCCGGGCTCCGTCAGCCAGGTGCGCGAGAGCGCCGCCGCCCTGCTGCAGCTCGCCAAGGAAAACGAGATCCCGACGTTCATCGTGGGCCACGTGACCAAAGAAGGAGCCATCGCCGGCCCGCGGGTGCTCGAGCATATGGTCGATACCGTGCTCTATTTCGAAGGCGACCGGCACCACGCCTTCCGTATCCTGCGCGCCGTCAAAAACCGGTTCGGATCGACGAACGAGATCGGGGTCTTTGAGATGCGCGCCGGCGGACTGCTCGAAGTCAAGAATCCCAGCGAGATCTTCCTCTCCGAGCGCAGCTACGGATCCAGCGGCTCCACGGTCGTCTGCTCCCTCGAAGGCACCCGGCCAATCCTGGTCGAGATCCAGGCGTTGGTGACGTCGACGTCCTACAACACTCCGCAGCGCAACGCCACCGGGTTCGACAGCCGGCGGCTCCAGATGCTGCTGGCCGTGCTCGAAAAACGCGAGGGGCTGCGGCTCTCGACGCACGACGTGTTCGTGAACATGGCCGGCGGCGTGCGGCTCGAGGAGCCGGCGGTCGACCTCGGGGTCATCATGGCCGTGGCGTCGTCGTTCCGCGACATCCCGACGGACACGGGAACGGTGCTCATCGGCGAGGTCGGCCTCGGCGGCGAAATCCGCACCGTCAGCCAGATCGAGCCGCGGTTGAACGAGGCCGCCAAGCTCGGCTTCGCGCGCGCCATCGCGCCGGCCAACAACCTCAAGGGCGCCACGATTCCGAAGGGACTCGAGGTGACGGGCGTCGAAAAATTGAGCGAGGTGCTGGATCTGGTGCTTTGGGAGTTTAAGGGGCAGGTTTAA
- a CDS encoding Gfo/Idh/MocA family oxidoreductase: MSTTDPATTRRRDRTRTGRKPDLHQDFRKILDDPDIDAVIIGTPDHWHALIMVLACQAGKDVYVEKPMANSIAELDLMVRAARHYNRVVQVGQQQRSGEHWQDVVAFVHSGQLGTIRQVRVWGHYDYGRGQERIPNGTPPANLDYNLYLGPAAEQPYNANRLHNGWRHQWSFGGGLLTDWGVHLLDIVLWAMHVDGPPKSVSSVGGIYAYPERAIETPDTLSVLYEMDGYTISWEHFGGIERGLYDRNYGIAFIGNNGTLVVNRAGWEVVPEIRSGAYLIPPFPERAGRPGNHDLHARNFVDAIKSRQDPACTVEMGRNAAFFAHMGNIAYRTGSRLSWDAANNRFAGNPIADGYLKPEYRKPWTWPNFG; encoded by the coding sequence ATGTCGACGACCGATCCTGCAACAACGCGGCGCCGAGATCGAACGCGCACCGGCCGGAAGCCCGACCTCCATCAGGATTTCCGAAAGATCCTGGACGACCCGGATATCGACGCGGTGATCATCGGCACACCGGACCACTGGCACGCGCTCATCATGGTGCTCGCCTGCCAGGCCGGCAAGGATGTGTATGTCGAAAAGCCCATGGCGAACTCGATCGCGGAGCTCGACCTCATGGTGCGCGCCGCGCGGCACTACAACCGGGTGGTGCAGGTCGGCCAGCAGCAGCGGAGCGGGGAGCACTGGCAGGATGTGGTCGCTTTCGTGCACAGCGGTCAGCTCGGCACCATCCGGCAGGTGCGTGTCTGGGGGCATTACGATTACGGGCGGGGGCAGGAACGCATCCCGAACGGGACGCCGCCGGCGAACCTCGATTACAACCTCTACCTCGGCCCCGCCGCGGAACAACCCTATAACGCGAACCGGCTCCACAACGGCTGGCGGCACCAGTGGTCCTTCGGCGGCGGCCTGCTGACCGACTGGGGCGTGCACCTGCTCGACATCGTCCTCTGGGCCATGCACGTCGACGGTCCGCCGAAATCCGTCTCCTCCGTCGGCGGCATCTACGCCTACCCCGAGCGGGCCATCGAGACGCCGGACACGCTGTCCGTCCTCTACGAGATGGACGGGTATACGATCTCCTGGGAGCACTTCGGAGGCATCGAGCGCGGGCTGTACGACCGCAACTACGGCATCGCATTCATTGGCAATAACGGCACCCTGGTTGTGAATCGCGCCGGCTGGGAGGTCGTCCCCGAAATCCGAAGCGGCGCCTACCTCATCCCCCCCTTCCCCGAGCGCGCCGGCCGTCCCGGCAACCACGACCTGCATGCGCGTAACTTCGTGGATGCCATCAAAAGCCGTCAGGACCCCGCGTGCACCGTCGAGATGGGCCGCAACGCCGCGTTTTTCGCCCACATGGGCAACATCGCCTATCGAACAGGAAGCCGGCTTTCGTGGGACGCGGCAAATAACCGCTTCGCCGGCAACCCCATCGCCGACGGATACCTCAAGCCGGAGTACCGCAAGCCGTGGACATGGCCGAATTTCGGGTAA
- a CDS encoding transcriptional regulator codes for MLDNEEVLPKALLKLVDLDRLVHEPARHLLMAILYVVREADFLFLHHQTGLSGGNISSHMNKLEQADYVEIRKTFNDRRPQTIFALTDRGRLAFETYREAMGAILNGSGENPP; via the coding sequence ATGCTGGATAACGAAGAGGTTCTCCCGAAGGCCTTGCTGAAGTTAGTGGACCTGGATCGCCTGGTCCATGAACCTGCGCGCCACCTGTTGATGGCGATACTCTATGTGGTGCGTGAGGCCGATTTTCTTTTTCTGCACCATCAGACCGGGCTATCTGGCGGTAACATCTCCTCGCACATGAACAAGCTGGAGCAGGCGGATTATGTGGAGATCAGAAAGACGTTTAACGACCGGAGGCCGCAAACGATATTCGCGCTGACAGACCGCGGAAGGTTGGCCTTTGAGACCTATCGAGAGGCGATGGGCGCGATCTTAAACGGCAGCGGGGAGAATCCACCGTGA